In a genomic window of Pseudomonas mohnii:
- the pqqB gene encoding pyrroloquinoline quinone biosynthesis protein PqqB: MFVQILGSAAGGGFPQWNCNCANCAGFRDGSLNARARTQSSIAISDDGVNWVLCNTSPDIRAQLQSFAPMQPGRALRDTGIGAIILMDSQIDHTTGLLMLREGCPHQVWCTDMVHEDLSSGFPLFNMLTHWNGGLTWNRIELDQSFSVPACPNLRFTPLPLRSAAPPYSPHRFDPHPGDNIGLIVEDINTGGKLFYAPGLGKVDAPLLEIMAGSDCLLVDGTLWDDDEMQRRGVGTRTGREMGHLAQNGPGGMLEVLEQLPTQRKVLIHINNTNPILDEDSPQRAELDRRQVEVAYDGMSIVL, translated from the coding sequence ATGTTTGTCCAGATCCTGGGATCCGCCGCTGGCGGCGGTTTCCCCCAATGGAACTGCAACTGCGCGAACTGCGCAGGTTTTCGCGACGGTAGCCTGAATGCCAGGGCGCGCACTCAATCGTCGATCGCGATTTCCGATGACGGGGTCAATTGGGTGCTGTGCAACACCTCGCCGGACATCCGCGCCCAGCTCCAGAGCTTCGCCCCGATGCAACCCGGCCGCGCCCTGCGTGATACCGGGATCGGCGCGATCATTCTGATGGACAGCCAGATCGACCACACCACCGGCCTGCTCATGCTGCGTGAAGGGTGTCCGCATCAGGTCTGGTGCACGGACATGGTCCACGAAGACCTGAGCAGCGGTTTCCCGCTGTTCAACATGCTGACCCACTGGAATGGCGGCCTGACCTGGAACCGCATCGAACTCGATCAGAGCTTCAGCGTCCCCGCCTGCCCCAACCTGCGCTTCACCCCGCTGCCGCTGCGTAGCGCCGCGCCGCCCTACTCACCCCATCGCTTCGACCCGCACCCTGGGGACAACATCGGCCTGATCGTTGAAGACATCAACACGGGCGGCAAACTGTTCTACGCACCGGGCCTGGGCAAGGTCGATGCGCCGTTGCTGGAGATCATGGCCGGCAGCGATTGCCTGCTGGTGGACGGCACGCTGTGGGACGACGACGAAATGCAGCGCCGTGGCGTCGGCACCCGCACCGGGCGGGAAATGGGTCACCTGGCGCAGAATGGCCCCGGCGGCATGCTCGAAGTACTGGAGCAACTGCCCACGCAGCGCAAAGTCCTTATCCACATCAACAACACCAACCCGATTCTCGATGAAGATTCGCCGCAACGCGCGGAACTGGATCGGCGCCAGGTTGAAGTGGCGTATGACGGCATGAGTATTGTTTTGTAA
- a CDS encoding S9 family peptidase, with product MNETHASSPKAEPFSAANAVAAGVDFAELQAGANGLFWNEYRPQDGACRIWHWRNGTAKCLTPPGFSVRSRVYEYGGGAFCLTDDGVVFVNEADQQLYRQSLQGEPEVLTSGVCRYGDLQFAHGQVLAVEENRDRHRLVAIDLMDGGRHLLAEGADFYAAPTLSPDARRLAWVEWNRPHQPWTATHLMVAERQRDGGFSPPRCVAGDDAQESLQQPRFDDSGRLYCLTDRGGFWQPWVESSEGLSPLPSAAADHGPAPWQLGGCTWLALGGAGYLATWTEGGFGRLAVCGDNNEDFTGEYSRFRHLAVDNQFIYCIAASPISSSAVIAIDRQTREVNTLAGGITPLPAEQISLPQTLRYPSGSGEAHGFFYPAMTGEAKPPLVVFIHGGPTSACYPMLDPRIQYWAQRGFAVADLNYRGSSGYGRAYRQALHLSWGDVDVEDACAVASHLAERGLIDGDRAFIRGGSAGGYTTLCALAFHKVFRAGASLYGVSDPVALGRATHKFEGDYLDWLIGDPVQDAERYTARTPLLHASNISVPVIFFQGELDAVVVPEQTREMVTALQNNGIAVEAHYYADERHGFRKAGNQAHALEQEWLFYRRVMEHAG from the coding sequence ATGAACGAAACTCACGCCTCATCGCCAAAAGCTGAACCCTTCAGCGCGGCCAACGCCGTCGCCGCCGGTGTCGACTTTGCCGAGTTGCAGGCCGGCGCCAACGGCCTGTTCTGGAACGAATACCGCCCGCAAGATGGTGCCTGCCGAATCTGGCACTGGCGCAATGGCACGGCGAAATGTCTGACGCCACCAGGGTTCAGTGTTCGCAGTCGGGTGTACGAATATGGCGGTGGCGCGTTTTGTCTGACTGACGACGGCGTCGTTTTCGTCAACGAGGCCGACCAGCAACTGTATCGGCAATCGTTGCAGGGCGAACCCGAAGTGCTGACATCAGGGGTGTGCCGTTATGGCGATCTTCAGTTCGCCCATGGTCAAGTGCTGGCGGTAGAAGAGAACCGCGACCGACATCGCCTGGTGGCGATTGATCTGATGGACGGCGGACGGCATTTGCTGGCCGAGGGGGCGGATTTTTACGCGGCACCCACGCTGAGCCCGGATGCCCGTCGCCTGGCCTGGGTCGAGTGGAATCGCCCGCATCAGCCCTGGACGGCGACGCACTTGATGGTCGCCGAACGCCAGCGCGATGGCGGGTTTTCACCACCCCGTTGCGTCGCCGGTGACGACGCTCAAGAGTCCCTGCAACAACCACGATTTGACGACAGCGGGCGCTTGTATTGCCTGACCGATCGCGGCGGTTTCTGGCAACCCTGGGTGGAATCCAGCGAGGGATTGAGCCCTTTACCCAGTGCCGCTGCCGATCATGGTCCCGCGCCCTGGCAACTCGGTGGCTGCACCTGGCTGGCGCTGGGCGGGGCCGGCTATCTGGCCACTTGGACGGAAGGTGGTTTTGGCCGATTGGCGGTGTGTGGCGACAACAACGAGGACTTCACGGGCGAATACAGCCGCTTCCGTCATCTCGCTGTGGATAACCAGTTCATCTACTGCATCGCGGCATCGCCGATCAGTTCGTCAGCGGTGATCGCCATCGACCGCCAGACCCGTGAGGTGAACACACTCGCCGGCGGTATCACACCACTACCTGCCGAGCAGATCAGCCTTCCACAAACCCTGCGTTACCCGAGTGGTTCGGGCGAAGCTCACGGCTTCTTCTACCCGGCGATGACGGGCGAGGCCAAACCGCCGCTGGTGGTGTTCATCCACGGCGGCCCGACATCGGCGTGCTATCCGATGCTCGATCCGCGCATTCAGTACTGGGCGCAACGGGGTTTCGCCGTGGCCGATCTCAACTACCGCGGTAGCAGCGGCTATGGGCGAGCCTATCGCCAGGCCCTGCATTTGAGCTGGGGCGACGTCGATGTCGAAGACGCTTGTGCAGTGGCCAGTCACCTCGCCGAACGCGGATTGATCGACGGCGACAGAGCGTTCATTCGTGGCGGCAGTGCTGGCGGTTACACCACGCTGTGCGCACTGGCGTTCCACAAGGTCTTCCGCGCCGGCGCCAGCCTCTACGGGGTCAGCGATCCTGTCGCCCTGGGCCGGGCGACCCACAAGTTCGAGGGGGATTATCTGGACTGGCTGATCGGTGATCCGGTGCAAGACGCCGAGCGCTATACCGCACGGACGCCATTACTGCATGCGAGCAACATCAGCGTGCCCGTGATCTTCTTTCAGGGCGAACTGGATGCAGTGGTGGTGCCGGAGCAAACAAGGGAGATGGTCACAGCGCTACAGAACAACGGCATTGCCGTCGAAGCCCATTACTACGCTGACGAACGCCATGGCTTTCGCAAGGCGGGCAATCAGGCCCATGCGCTGGAACAGGAATGGTTGTTTTATCGACGGGTGATGGAGCACGCCGGCTGA
- the pqqF gene encoding pyrroloquinoline quinone biosynthesis protein PqqF: MPALNHPRPPSETLANGLRVTLRHAPDLKRCAAALRVAAGSHDVPLAWPGLAHFLEHLLFLHTDRFPADQGLMAYVQGHGGQVNARTNERTTDYFFELPTQALAGGLERLSDMLAHPRMNPDDQQREREVLQAEFIAWSKDATAQQQLALFNGLSETHPLRGFHAGNRDSLPVSQPEFQHALQDFYQRFYQAGQMTLSLAGPQSLEELKALAQAFADAIPAGETITQQAPAPLMGTADNRYQQVDAHRLHQLFALEALPDSSADALAFLCHWLNSAKPGGLLAGLRDRGWATHLKAAPLYQFAGQALLHIEFTLSASAPSTAIREQLLDWLGFFARQDWSALSTEYAALLQCQQHVATALQLARLDSEQLEAGLSEQGATALRHVLNQIGAVDNFSGQWQLPTPNPFLRSDAPAPNAGLIRGQTSAHRGLRTFAQDRSRTRRERSPMQFSQALSDSGAQGAVYLRWRLDAAPGTLLQSGLDNYLQPLREEARQAGVDVSFNASGNEWLLKMTGLQEPMPVVLEHVLKALAKPEIDGSQDESALMPIRQLLKALPGCCLEPCALSDDLQQLWSSARWDGLAIGLSVQTQAAMGVALSRIPGTPDSQLTPPPSSQPQPLWSTIDTGTSEHALLLFCPSANAIADEAAWRLLAHVCQTPFYQRLRVELQLGYAVFSALRQMHGQTGLLFGVQSPSVEPVDLLQHIEQFLDGLPPMIRDIDDESFIALRQTLADQFASTVLPDAQAAELLWQGKLAGRSSDYLSQLPQAILLVDRPTLIAAAQRLKQAEGGWRCLSNGSCPGSPWQVTK; the protein is encoded by the coding sequence ATGCCTGCGCTGAATCACCCTCGCCCCCCTTCTGAAACCCTGGCCAACGGTCTGCGGGTGACGCTGCGTCATGCGCCGGATTTGAAGCGCTGCGCAGCGGCGTTGCGAGTCGCCGCGGGCAGCCACGATGTGCCGCTGGCCTGGCCCGGCCTGGCGCACTTTCTCGAGCATCTGCTGTTTCTGCACACCGATCGGTTTCCTGCGGACCAGGGGTTGATGGCCTACGTCCAGGGTCATGGTGGGCAGGTCAACGCGCGCACCAATGAGCGCACCACCGACTACTTCTTCGAATTGCCAACGCAGGCATTGGCCGGTGGGCTGGAGCGTCTGTCAGACATGCTCGCTCACCCGCGCATGAATCCGGACGATCAGCAGCGCGAAAGAGAAGTGCTGCAGGCCGAGTTTATCGCCTGGTCCAAGGACGCCACGGCCCAACAGCAACTGGCGCTGTTCAACGGGCTGAGTGAAACGCATCCATTGCGCGGCTTTCACGCCGGCAACCGCGACAGCCTTCCGGTATCGCAGCCGGAGTTTCAGCACGCCTTGCAGGATTTTTATCAGCGCTTCTATCAAGCCGGACAGATGACGCTGAGCCTGGCGGGTCCGCAAAGTCTGGAAGAGTTGAAAGCGCTGGCCCAGGCTTTCGCTGATGCCATACCCGCAGGCGAAACGATCACCCAACAAGCGCCTGCGCCGCTGATGGGCACTGCCGACAACCGTTATCAACAGGTGGACGCCCATCGCCTGCATCAGTTGTTCGCCCTCGAAGCACTGCCCGACTCATCGGCTGACGCGTTGGCGTTCCTGTGCCACTGGCTGAACAGCGCCAAGCCCGGCGGGCTGCTGGCCGGTTTACGCGACCGGGGCTGGGCCACCCACCTGAAAGCGGCGCCGCTGTATCAATTTGCCGGGCAAGCCTTGTTGCATATTGAATTCACGCTGAGTGCCAGTGCACCTTCAACGGCGATTCGCGAGCAGTTGCTGGATTGGCTGGGCTTTTTCGCCCGGCAAGACTGGAGCGCGTTGAGCACCGAATACGCCGCCCTGCTGCAATGCCAGCAGCACGTCGCCACAGCCCTGCAACTGGCCCGACTGGACAGCGAACAACTCGAAGCCGGGTTATCCGAACAGGGTGCGACGGCCCTCAGGCACGTGCTGAATCAAATCGGCGCTGTGGATAACTTCAGCGGCCAATGGCAACTGCCGACTCCCAATCCCTTCCTGCGCTCCGATGCGCCTGCCCCCAACGCCGGCTTGATTCGTGGCCAGACCAGCGCCCACCGTGGCCTGCGCACCTTTGCCCAGGATCGCTCGCGCACTCGTCGCGAACGCTCGCCCATGCAGTTCAGCCAGGCGTTGTCGGACAGCGGTGCACAAGGGGCCGTGTATCTGCGTTGGCGTCTTGATGCGGCACCGGGCACTCTCCTGCAATCGGGTCTGGACAATTATCTGCAGCCATTGCGCGAGGAGGCGCGGCAAGCGGGTGTGGATGTCTCGTTCAACGCCTCGGGCAATGAATGGTTGCTTAAGATGACCGGACTGCAGGAGCCGATGCCCGTTGTACTGGAGCATGTGCTGAAAGCGCTGGCGAAACCTGAAATCGACGGTTCGCAGGATGAATCAGCCTTGATGCCCATTCGGCAGCTGCTCAAGGCGCTGCCCGGTTGCTGCCTCGAGCCCTGCGCACTCTCGGATGATCTGCAACAACTCTGGTCAAGCGCCCGCTGGGATGGCCTGGCGATAGGCCTGTCGGTACAGACCCAAGCGGCCATGGGCGTGGCATTGAGCCGCATCCCCGGCACGCCGGACAGTCAGCTGACACCGCCGCCATCGAGCCAGCCGCAACCTCTGTGGAGCACCATCGATACCGGCACCAGCGAACACGCGTTGCTGCTGTTCTGCCCATCCGCGAACGCGATCGCTGACGAAGCCGCGTGGCGCCTGCTGGCACACGTCTGCCAGACGCCGTTCTACCAGCGCCTGCGGGTGGAGTTGCAACTCGGCTATGCGGTGTTCAGTGCCTTGCGCCAGATGCACGGGCAGACTGGACTGCTATTCGGTGTGCAATCGCCAAGTGTCGAGCCGGTCGACCTGCTGCAACACATCGAGCAGTTCCTGGACGGGTTACCGCCGATGATCCGGGACATCGATGACGAGAGTTTCATCGCCCTGCGCCAGACCCTGGCCGACCAATTCGCCAGTACCGTGTTGCCCGACGCCCAAGCGGCCGAACTGCTGTGGCAGGGCAAACTGGCGGGCCGCTCGTCGGATTATCTGAGTCAACTGCCCCAGGCAATTCTGCTGGTTGATCGACCGACACTCATCGCCGCTGCCCAACGCCTGAAACAGGCCGAAGGCGGCTGGCGCTGCCTGTCCAACGGGAGTTGCCCCGGTTCGCCCTGGCAAGTGACAAAATGA
- a CDS encoding Lrp/AsnC family transcriptional regulator, translating into MPDTRPPVLDEIDRQLIAALQINARESVAMLARQLGIARTTVTSRLARLEKAKVITGYGVRLGQRVVDGGLQAYVGITVQPRSGKEVLRRLSAMAQVQQLCAVSGEFDYVAWLRTDSPEQLDQLLDQIGSVDGVEKTTTSIILSSKIDRGQPV; encoded by the coding sequence TTGCCTGACACTCGCCCGCCCGTTCTTGATGAAATCGACCGCCAGCTGATCGCGGCCCTGCAGATCAACGCCCGCGAAAGCGTGGCCATGCTTGCCCGGCAACTGGGCATCGCGCGCACCACCGTCACTTCGCGATTGGCGCGCCTGGAAAAAGCCAAAGTGATTACCGGTTATGGCGTTCGCCTGGGTCAGCGTGTGGTCGACGGCGGATTGCAGGCGTACGTGGGGATCACCGTGCAACCGCGCTCAGGCAAGGAAGTGCTGCGACGCCTGAGCGCCATGGCACAGGTGCAGCAGTTGTGTGCCGTAAGTGGCGAATTTGATTATGTGGCGTGGCTGCGGACCGATTCGCCGGAGCAACTGGACCAGTTGCTGGATCAGATCGGCAGTGTCGATGGGGTGGAGAAGACCACGACCTCGATCATCTTGAGCAGCAAGATCGATCGGGGGCAGCCGGTTTGA
- a CDS encoding flavin monoamine oxidase family protein, whose protein sequence is MNKNNRHPADGKKPVTIFGPDFPFAFDDWIEHPAGLGSIPEHNHGAEVAIVGAGIAGLVAAYELMKLGLKPVVYEASKMGGRLRSQTFNGTDGIVAELGGMRFPVSSTAFYHYVDKLGLETKPFPNPLTPASGSTVIDLEGQTHYAQKLADLPALFQEVADAWADALEDGSRFGEIQQAIRDRDVPRLKELWNTLVPLWDDRTFYDFVATSKAFAKLSFHHREVFGQVGFGTGGWDSDFPNSMLEIFRVVMTNCDDHQHLVVGGVEQVPQGIWRHVPERCVHWPEGTSLKSLHRGAPRSGVKKIAHAPGGRFAVTDNNGDTREYAAVLTTCQSWLLTTQIECDETLFSQKMWMALDRTRYMQSSKTFVMVDRPFWKDKDPETGRDLMSMTLTDRLTRGTYLFDNGDDKPGVICLSYSWMSDALKMLPHPVEKRVKLALDALKKIYPKVDIAARIIGDPITVSWEADPHFLGAFKGALPGHYRYNQRMYAHFMQEDMPAEQRGIFIAGDDVSWTPAWVEGAVQTSLNAVWGIMKHFGGATHAENPGPGDVFNEIGPIALPE, encoded by the coding sequence ATGAACAAGAACAATCGCCACCCTGCAGACGGTAAAAAGCCAGTCACCATTTTTGGCCCGGATTTTCCTTTCGCCTTCGACGACTGGATCGAACACCCGGCCGGGCTGGGCAGTATTCCCGAGCATAACCATGGTGCCGAAGTGGCAATCGTTGGCGCCGGCATCGCCGGGCTGGTGGCGGCTTACGAACTGATGAAACTCGGCCTCAAGCCGGTGGTTTACGAAGCGTCGAAGATGGGCGGCCGCCTGCGCTCACAGACCTTCAACGGGACCGATGGCATCGTCGCCGAACTCGGCGGTATGCGCTTCCCGGTGTCGTCCACCGCGTTCTACCACTATGTCGACAAGCTCGGTCTTGAGACCAAACCCTTCCCCAACCCGTTGACGCCCGCCTCGGGCAGCACCGTGATCGACCTGGAAGGCCAAACCCATTACGCACAGAAACTGGCGGATCTTCCTGCACTGTTCCAGGAAGTCGCTGACGCCTGGGCCGATGCCTTGGAAGACGGCTCGCGCTTCGGCGAAATCCAGCAGGCCATTCGCGACCGCGATGTGCCACGCCTCAAGGAACTGTGGAATACCCTGGTGCCACTGTGGGACGACCGCACGTTCTACGACTTCGTCGCCACGTCCAAGGCATTCGCCAAGTTGTCGTTCCATCACCGTGAAGTGTTCGGCCAGGTCGGTTTCGGCACCGGCGGCTGGGACTCGGACTTCCCGAACTCGATGCTGGAAATCTTCCGCGTAGTCATGACCAACTGCGACGACCACCAGCACCTGGTGGTCGGTGGTGTCGAGCAAGTACCGCAAGGGATCTGGCGTCATGTGCCGGAACGTTGCGTGCACTGGCCTGAAGGCACCAGCCTTAAATCGTTGCACCGGGGCGCCCCGCGCTCCGGCGTGAAAAAAATCGCCCACGCCCCCGGTGGCCGTTTTGCGGTGACCGACAACAACGGCGACACCCGCGAATATGCCGCGGTGCTGACCACCTGCCAGAGCTGGCTGCTGACCACCCAGATCGAATGCGACGAAACCCTGTTCTCGCAAAAGATGTGGATGGCCCTGGACCGTACCCGCTACATGCAATCGTCGAAAACCTTCGTGATGGTCGACCGTCCGTTCTGGAAGGACAAGGACCCGGAAACCGGCCGCGACCTGATGAGCATGACCCTCACCGATCGCCTGACCCGTGGCACCTACCTGTTCGACAACGGCGACGACAAGCCGGGGGTGATTTGCCTGTCGTACTCGTGGATGAGCGATGCGCTGAAAATGCTCCCGCACCCGGTGGAAAAACGCGTGAAGCTGGCGCTGGATGCACTGAAAAAGATCTACCCGAAAGTCGACATCGCCGCGCGCATCATCGGCGATCCAATCACCGTGTCCTGGGAAGCCGACCCGCATTTCCTCGGTGCCTTCAAAGGCGCCCTGCCCGGCCACTACCGCTACAACCAGCGCATGTACGCGCACTTCATGCAGGAAGACATGCCAGCAGAACAGCGCGGGATCTTCATTGCCGGTGACGATGTTTCGTGGACGCCTGCCTGGGTCGAAGGCGCGGTGCAGACGTCGCTCAACGCGGTATGGGGGATCATGAAACACTTCGGCGGTGCAACTCACGCCGAGAATCCGGGTCCAGGTGATGTGTTCAACGAGATCGGACCGATCGCCCTGCCCGAGTAA
- the pqqE gene encoding pyrroloquinoline quinone biosynthesis protein PqqE yields MTDLPPKPEVGLPLWLLAELTYRCPLQCPYCSNPLDFAKQGEELSTEQWIKVFREAREMGAAQLGFSGGEPLVRQDLAELIAEARKLGFYTNLITSGIGLTEQKITDFKKAGLDHIQISFQASDEQVNNLLAGSKKAFAQKLEMARAVKAHGYPMVLNFVTHRHNIDQIDRIIELCIALEADFVELATCQFYGWAQLNRVGLLPTKEQLVRAERITNEYRAKLEAEGHPCKLIFVTPDYYEERPKACMNGWGSIFLTVTPDGTALPCHGARQLPVQFPNVRDHSMQHIWYDSFGFNRFRGYDWMPEPCRSCDEKEKDFGGCRCQAFMLTGDASNADPVCSKSHHHGVILQAREEAEHATQTIDQLAFRNERNSRLIAKS; encoded by the coding sequence TTGACTGATCTGCCGCCCAAGCCTGAGGTTGGTCTGCCACTGTGGCTGCTCGCCGAGCTGACCTACCGCTGCCCGCTGCAATGCCCGTACTGTTCCAATCCTCTGGATTTCGCTAAGCAGGGCGAGGAGCTGAGCACCGAGCAGTGGATCAAGGTATTTCGCGAGGCCCGGGAGATGGGCGCGGCACAACTGGGTTTCTCCGGCGGCGAACCGCTGGTGCGCCAGGACCTCGCCGAGCTCATTGCCGAGGCGCGCAAGCTGGGCTTCTACACCAACCTGATCACCTCCGGCATCGGTCTGACCGAGCAGAAAATCACCGATTTCAAAAAGGCCGGCCTCGATCACATCCAGATCAGCTTCCAGGCCAGCGACGAGCAGGTGAACAACCTGCTGGCCGGGTCGAAAAAGGCCTTCGCGCAGAAGCTCGAAATGGCCCGCGCGGTGAAGGCCCACGGCTATCCGATGGTGCTCAACTTCGTGACCCATCGGCACAACATCGACCAGATCGACCGCATCATCGAGCTGTGCATTGCGCTGGAAGCGGACTTCGTCGAACTCGCCACTTGCCAGTTCTACGGCTGGGCGCAGCTCAACCGCGTCGGCCTGTTGCCGACCAAAGAGCAACTGGTGCGCGCCGAACGCATCACCAACGAATACCGGGCAAAACTCGAAGCCGAAGGTCATCCGTGCAAGCTGATTTTCGTCACCCCGGACTATTACGAAGAACGCCCGAAAGCCTGCATGAACGGCTGGGGCAGTATTTTTCTGACGGTCACCCCGGACGGAACCGCACTGCCCTGTCACGGCGCCCGACAACTGCCGGTTCAGTTTCCCAACGTGCGCGACCACAGCATGCAGCACATCTGGTACGACTCGTTCGGCTTCAATCGCTTTCGCGGCTACGACTGGATGCCTGAGCCCTGCCGCTCCTGTGACGAGAAAGAAAAGGACTTCGGCGGCTGTCGCTGCCAGGCGTTCATGCTCACCGGTGATGCGAGCAACGCCGACCCGGTGTGCAGCAAATCGCACCATCACGGCGTGATCCTCCAGGCCCGCGAAGAAGCCGAGCACGCCACTCAGACCATCGACCAACTGGCCTTTCGCAATGAACGAAACTCACGCCTCATCGCCAAAAGCTGA
- the pqqC gene encoding pyrroloquinoline-quinone synthase PqqC has translation MTDTPMSPAEFEAALRAKGAYYHIQHPYHVAMYEGRATREQIQGWVANRFYYQVNIPLKDAAILANCPDREIRREWIQRLLDHDGAPGEDGGIEAWLRLGQAVGLDPDQLRSQELVLPGVRFAVDAYVNFARRARWQEAASSSLTELFAPQIHQSRLDSWPQHYPWIDPAGYEYFRTRLGQARRDVEHGLAITLQHYTTREGQERMLEILQFKLDILWSMLDAMSMAYELKRPPYHSVTEQRVWHKGITL, from the coding sequence ATGACCGACACCCCGATGTCCCCCGCCGAATTCGAAGCCGCCCTGCGCGCCAAGGGTGCCTATTACCACATCCAGCACCCGTACCACGTGGCGATGTATGAAGGCCGGGCGACCCGCGAGCAGATTCAGGGCTGGGTCGCCAATCGCTTTTACTATCAGGTGAACATCCCGCTCAAGGACGCCGCCATTCTGGCCAACTGCCCGGACCGCGAAATCCGTCGCGAGTGGATTCAACGCCTGCTCGACCATGACGGTGCACCCGGCGAGGACGGCGGCATCGAAGCCTGGCTGCGCCTCGGTCAGGCCGTCGGCCTCGACCCGGATCAACTGCGCTCCCAGGAACTGGTACTGCCCGGCGTGCGTTTCGCCGTGGACGCCTACGTCAACTTCGCCCGCCGCGCCCGTTGGCAGGAAGCCGCCAGCAGCTCGCTGACCGAACTGTTCGCGCCGCAGATCCACCAGTCGCGCCTGGACAGCTGGCCGCAGCATTACCCGTGGATCGACCCGGCCGGCTACGAATATTTCCGCACGCGCCTGGGTCAGGCTCGCCGCGATGTCGAACACGGCCTGGCCATCACCTTGCAGCACTACACAACGCGCGAAGGCCAGGAGCGCATGCTGGAAATTCTCCAGTTCAAACTGGACATTCTTTGGAGCATGCTCGATGCCATGAGCATGGCTTACGAACTCAAGCGCCCGCCGTATCACAGCGTGACCGAACAACGGGTCTGGCATAAAGGAATCACCTTATGA
- the pqqD gene encoding pyrroloquinoline quinone biosynthesis peptide chaperone PqqD, with protein sequence MSFDRSKTPTWRPGYRFQYEPAQKGHVLLYPEGMIKLNESAALIGGLIDGQRDVAAIINELDNQFPGVPELADDIEQFMEVARAQHWITLD encoded by the coding sequence ATGAGTTTCGATCGCAGCAAGACCCCGACCTGGCGACCCGGCTACCGCTTCCAGTACGAACCGGCGCAGAAAGGCCACGTACTGCTGTACCCCGAAGGCATGATCAAACTCAATGAAAGCGCCGCGCTGATCGGTGGCTTGATCGATGGCCAGCGCGATGTCGCGGCGATCATCAATGAGCTCGACAACCAGTTCCCCGGCGTGCCCGAGCTCGCGGACGACATCGAGCAATTCATGGAGGTTGCCCGTGCGCAGCACTGGATCACCCTTGACTGA
- a CDS encoding carbon-nitrogen hydrolase family protein → MRVALYQCPPLPLEVAGNLQRLHQLALEAKGADLLVLPEMFLTGYNIGVDAVSVLAEVYNGESAQQVARIAKAAGIAILYGYPERTEDGQIYNAVQLIDANGERLCNYRKTHLFGDLDRSMFSPGTNDFPVVELNGWKIGFLICYDLEFPENARRLALEGAELILVPTANMIPFDFIADVTVRARAFENQCYVAYANYCGHEGDIHYCGQSSIAAPDGSRIAQAGLDETLIVGELDRQLMVDSRAANRYLLDRRPELYGALNKH, encoded by the coding sequence ATGCGCGTAGCCCTTTACCAATGTCCACCGTTGCCCCTGGAGGTTGCCGGCAACCTGCAACGCTTGCACCAGCTTGCGCTGGAGGCTAAAGGCGCCGATTTGCTGGTGCTGCCGGAGATGTTCCTGACTGGCTACAACATTGGCGTCGATGCCGTCAGCGTGCTGGCGGAGGTGTACAACGGTGAGTCGGCGCAACAGGTCGCGCGCATCGCCAAGGCGGCCGGGATCGCCATCTTGTATGGCTATCCCGAACGCACCGAGGACGGGCAGATCTACAACGCCGTGCAGTTGATCGACGCCAATGGCGAACGCCTGTGCAACTACCGCAAGACGCACCTGTTCGGCGACCTCGACCGCTCGATGTTCAGCCCCGGCACCAACGATTTTCCGGTCGTTGAACTGAACGGCTGGAAGATCGGCTTCCTGATCTGCTACGACCTGGAGTTTCCGGAAAATGCCCGACGCCTGGCCCTCGAAGGCGCCGAGCTGATCCTGGTGCCGACGGCGAACATGATCCCCTTCGATTTCATCGCGGATGTCACCGTCCGCGCCCGCGCCTTTGAAAACCAGTGTTACGTGGCCTACGCCAACTACTGCGGGCACGAAGGCGACATCCACTACTGCGGCCAGAGCAGCATCGCCGCACCGGACGGCAGCCGCATCGCTCAGGCCGGCCTTGATGAGACATTGATCGTCGGTGAGCTGGATCGTCAGTTGATGGTCGATTCCCGCGCCGCCAATCGCTACCTCCTCGATCGCCGCCCCGAGCTTTACGGCGCGCTGAACAAGCACTAA
- the pqqA gene encoding pyrroloquinoline quinone precursor peptide PqqA, protein MSWSKPAYTDLRIGFEVTMYFASR, encoded by the coding sequence ATGTCCTGGTCCAAACCTGCTTACACCGACCTGCGTATCGGCTTTGAAGTCACCATGTACTTCGCCAGCCGTTGA